Genomic segment of Halorussus sp. MSC15.2:
GAACGACGACCCGCCGACCGACTGCACCTTCCGGGAGATTTCGGTGTCGGTTGTCGAACTGCTCATCGGAGTCACCCGAACTTCCCGGTGATGTAGTCCTCGACGCGCTGGCTGTTGGGGTTCTCGAATATCTGGTCGGTCTCGCCGTACTCGACCAGTTCGCCGCCGGTGAGGAAGACGGCGGTCTGGTCGGAGATGCGGGCGGCCTGTTGCATGTTGTGCGTGACGATGACGACCGTGTAGTCCTCCGAGAGGTCGTCGATGAGGTCCTCGATTTTGGCGGTGGCGATGGGGTCCAAGGCGGAGGCGGGTTCGTCCATCAGGATGACTTCCGGGTCCACCGCGAGGCAGCGCGCGATACAGAGGCGCTGTTGTTGGCCGCCCGAGAGACCGAGCGCGTTGTCGTCGAGTCGGTCGCTGACCTCGTCCCAGAGCGCCGCCTGCCGCAGCGAGCGCTCGACCAGTTCGTCTTCCTTCTCGTCGTCGGCCCGGCCGAGGAGCCTATCGAGCAGTCCGTCGTCGATGTCACCGTGTTTGCGCGGGCCGTAGGCGATGTTGTCTCGGATGGACTTCGGGAAGGGGTTTGGCGCTTGGAACACCATGCCGACGCGCTTGCGGAGTTCCACGAGGTTTACACCGTCTTGATAAATCTCCTCGCCGTCGATTTCGACCGACCCCTCGACTCGCGCCGAGTTGATGCGGTCGTTCATCCGGTTCAGACACCGCAGGAACGTCGATTTCCCACAACCGGACGGGCCGACGAGCGCCGTGACGCTGTCCTCGGGGACGTCGATGGAGACGCCTTCGAGCGCGTGGTCGTCGCCGTAGAACACGTCGAGGTCCTCGACCGAGAGTTTCGGCGCGCCGTCGAACTCGTAGTCGGACCACGCCTCGCGGACCCGTTCCTCGGACTCGCCCGTCGTGGTGGTCGAAGCGGACGCTGACGCCGATGTCGAAGTTGATGCTGACGCCGGAGACGAGGCCGACGCCGAAACGGTGTCGTCGGCCCGTGGCGACTCTTCGGTACTGCTGTCGGTTCGGGAGGTGGATGTCGTGGTAGTTTCTGTCATTGTTCGAGCTTTCTGCGGAAGTAGTATCGAGTGGCGATGCCGACCGCGTAGAACGACAGCACGACCGCCAGCAACACCAGCACCAGACCCCACGCGAAGTTGTCGGGGTTGTCGAGCGACGGTCCCTGCACGCCCGCCGTGACGAGCGCGTACACCTGATAGGGGAGCGCGCTCGTCGCCTGCAGGAGTTCCGGGTTCGTCACGAACGGCGGGGTCGCGGTGAACTCGAAGCCGCCGATAACGTCGGCGGTCTGGCTGCCGGGGACGAAGGTGCCGCCCGCCATCGTCAGCAGGATGGGTGCGGTCTCGCCCGCGATGCGGCCGACGCCGAGGATGACGCCCGTGACGACGCCGGGGAGCGCGGCGGGGAGGACGACGCTCCGGATGGTCTGCCACTTGGTGACGCCCAGCGCGGCGCTGGCGTCGCGGTACTCGTCGGGGACCGAGAGCATCGCCTCTCGACCCGTGATGACGACCAGCGGGAGCAGCATGAACCCCAGCGTGAGCATGCCCGAGAGCAGCGACTTCTGCCCGCCGAACCGCGGGACGAGGAACGCGTAGCCGAACAGTCCGAAGACGATACTGGGCGTGCTCCACAGCCCGTTCGTCGCGATTTCGATGACCTCGGTGAACCGGCCCTCGTCGGCGTACTCGCTCAGGAATATCGCCGCGCCGACGCCCAGCGGGACCGCGAACAGCACCGCGCCGACGACCAACCAGACCGTACCGACGATTGCGGGGAGGACGCCGTCCACGTCGGCCAACAGCGAGACCCCGTTGGTGAGGAACGGCCACGAGACCGGCCAGACGATGGTGTAGCTGACGCCGAAGAGCGCTATCGTCGTCTCCGGGCCAGCGCCGAACGCGACCGTGACGCCTTCGAACAGCCCCGGCAGCCCTTTGACCGTCACGAACGCGACCAGTCCGACGAGGACGGCGACGATGGCGAGCGCGTTGAGATAGAGGAGGACGTGAGCGCCGACGTGACGGCCGCGTGCACCGAAGCCGCCGTACGCTTTCGCGGCCGACCAACCGGTGACCAGCGCGCAGAACTGGACGACAGTCGGGACGACGAAGGCGGGGAACAGCGTCGCTCGGAGCGACCCCAGCGGCCACGACCAGTCCGGACCGATAGTCCCAGTGAGGAAGACGAGGCCCGCGAGTATCGCCAGCGCGCCCGCCGGGAGCGTCGAGCCGATGTCCTCGCGCGGAACCACCGTCGTCGCGAACGCGACTCCGGCGGCGAGAAGCGCGACCGCCAGCCAGCCCGCGGGACCGAGACCGAGCGTCTGGGAACCGACCAGTCCGCCGACGACGAACCAGATTCCGGCGAACGCCGTCGCCGCGACCAGTCCGGCGTCGGCCTGCGGGTCCGTCGCGAACGCGCCGACGCGGGACCCGACGCCGAAGCCGACGACCGAGAGACCGAGGAGCGCGAGCAGCGCCCCGAGTACCGTCGGCATCGGGACGCCGCCGACCGAGTCGGTTATCGCGAGTATCTCGAACTGCGCCGTCAGACCGAGCGCGAACAGCAGCGCCGAGAGACCGACCGCGGCGGCCGCGACCCCCTCCAGCGCGGAGGTCCCCTCGCGGACGAGGGTACCGCGGTCGTCCTGCGTGAGGCTACTCATCGGTCGCCACCTCCGAGCTTCCGGCGCATGCGTTTCTCTATCAGTTGGGAGCCGACGCTGAGGAACAGGACGGTGACGAACAGGACGACGCCGGCCGCGAACAGCGCGTTGAACTGGAG
This window contains:
- the pstB gene encoding phosphate ABC transporter ATP-binding protein PstB, with product MTETTTTSTSRTDSSTEESPRADDTVSASASSPASASTSTSASASASTTTTGESEERVREAWSDYEFDGAPKLSVEDLDVFYGDDHALEGVSIDVPEDSVTALVGPSGCGKSTFLRCLNRMNDRINSARVEGSVEIDGEEIYQDGVNLVELRKRVGMVFQAPNPFPKSIRDNIAYGPRKHGDIDDGLLDRLLGRADDEKEDELVERSLRQAALWDEVSDRLDDNALGLSGGQQQRLCIARCLAVDPEVILMDEPASALDPIATAKIEDLIDDLSEDYTVVIVTHNMQQAARISDQTAVFLTGGELVEYGETDQIFENPNSQRVEDYITGKFG
- the pstA gene encoding phosphate ABC transporter permease PstA, which codes for MSSLTQDDRGTLVREGTSALEGVAAAAVGLSALLFALGLTAQFEILAITDSVGGVPMPTVLGALLALLGLSVVGFGVGSRVGAFATDPQADAGLVAATAFAGIWFVVGGLVGSQTLGLGPAGWLAVALLAAGVAFATTVVPREDIGSTLPAGALAILAGLVFLTGTIGPDWSWPLGSLRATLFPAFVVPTVVQFCALVTGWSAAKAYGGFGARGRHVGAHVLLYLNALAIVAVLVGLVAFVTVKGLPGLFEGVTVAFGAGPETTIALFGVSYTIVWPVSWPFLTNGVSLLADVDGVLPAIVGTVWLVVGAVLFAVPLGVGAAIFLSEYADEGRFTEVIEIATNGLWSTPSIVFGLFGYAFLVPRFGGQKSLLSGMLTLGFMLLPLVVITGREAMLSVPDEYRDASAALGVTKWQTIRSVVLPAALPGVVTGVILGVGRIAGETAPILLTMAGGTFVPGSQTADVIGGFEFTATPPFVTNPELLQATSALPYQVYALVTAGVQGPSLDNPDNFAWGLVLVLLAVVLSFYAVGIATRYYFRRKLEQ